The Alteriqipengyuania halimionae genome contains a region encoding:
- a CDS encoding SDR family NAD(P)-dependent oxidoreductase: MKTAFVTGATAGIGKATVEALVEAGWRCVATGRRQERLDTLVEQLGSDKVHPCVFDVRDEAAMDAAIAALPDDFAGIDLLVNNAGLAQGLAPAQEADLDDWQTMIDTNVSAMVRLTRKLLPGLVEHKGAIVTIGSVAGSYVYPGGNVYAGSKAFANHFTLALRADLHGTGVRVTSIEPGMVETEFTTVRTGSKQKSDEFYAGTNPMTGEDIAATIRWIAELPPHLNINRLEIMPVTQDFAGFRVARDEG; this comes from the coding sequence ATGAAGACCGCATTCGTCACCGGCGCGACCGCCGGCATCGGCAAGGCCACGGTAGAGGCGCTGGTCGAGGCCGGCTGGCGCTGCGTTGCCACCGGTCGCCGCCAGGAACGCCTCGATACGCTGGTCGAGCAGCTCGGGTCGGACAAGGTCCACCCTTGCGTGTTCGACGTGCGCGACGAGGCGGCGATGGATGCTGCGATCGCGGCGCTGCCCGATGACTTCGCGGGCATCGACCTGCTGGTGAACAATGCCGGGCTCGCGCAGGGCCTCGCACCCGCGCAGGAAGCCGATCTCGACGATTGGCAGACGATGATCGATACCAATGTCTCTGCCATGGTCCGGCTGACGCGCAAGCTTCTGCCCGGGCTGGTGGAGCACAAGGGCGCGATCGTCACGATCGGCTCGGTGGCGGGCAGCTACGTCTATCCGGGCGGCAATGTCTATGCCGGGTCGAAGGCGTTCGCTAACCACTTCACCCTGGCGCTGCGCGCCGATCTGCACGGCACAGGGGTGCGCGTGACCTCGATCGAGCCGGGCATGGTCGAAACCGAATTCACTACCGTTCGCACGGGTAGCAAGCAAAAGTCCGACGAGTTCTACGCCGGCACGAATCCGATGACGGGCGAGGATATCGCGGCAACGATCCGCTGGATCGCCGAATTGCCGCCGCACCTCAATATCAACCGGCTGGAGATCATGCCGGTAACGCAGGATTTCGCAGGCTTCCGCGTCGCCCGCGACGAAGGCTGA
- the pheT gene encoding phenylalanine--tRNA ligase subunit beta has protein sequence MKFSLEWLKYYLDTETSAAEIADTLNAIGLEVEGVEDPAERLAGFRVAEVLTAEKHPDADKLQVLTVDTGEGDPLQVVCGAPNARAGMKGVLGLPGAVVPANGMELRKSAIRGVESNGMMCSVRELELGDEHDGIIELPGDAPVGESFADYSDSSPIFDVAITPNRPDCMGVMGIARDLAAAGIGTFKPVEVPAIEGEGACPVEVRIEDSEGCPAFHARVIRGVTDGASPEWMQKRLIDAGQRPISALVDCTNYLMLACGRPAHVYDLAKLSGPVVARRANDGETVEALKGKTYTLDDSMTVIADDEGVHDIGGIMGGEHSSVSDGTTDVLLEIAYFEPEAIGVTGRKLGLATDARTRFERGVDPEFLDDGLALLTDLIVKSCGGEPSEAVRVGETDTEWQVLGFDPDLTRTLGGIDIAEDEQRRILEALDFRVGTNKRAWDVWVPPRRHDIDNLPDLVEEVIRIHGLDKVESVALPRADGVARPTAIAEQKLERKVRRAAAARGLHEAVTWSFLPTDVAERFAEDSTQLWSLANPISEDMKTMRPSLLPGLLMAVQRNLDRGASALRLFELGRRYGRGKNGASDERLTLGAVLAGDKTPRGWATGKAQGFDAYDAKAEAMALLAAAGAPVDNLMVMGEAGGQWHPGQSGTLRLGPKNVLARFGMLHPRLTDSFDIDRPVAAVEIYLDALPKGRKSDFARPAYTPPALQAVTRDFAFLFDADKPASDLLRAVKGADKKHIVDAQIFDDFRGAGVPEGKRSLAIEVTLQPGEKSFTEDELKAMSDAITAAAAKQGGELRA, from the coding sequence ATGAAATTCTCGCTCGAATGGCTGAAATACTACCTCGACACCGAGACGAGTGCCGCCGAAATCGCCGACACGCTCAACGCCATCGGCCTTGAAGTCGAAGGGGTGGAAGACCCCGCCGAACGGCTCGCGGGCTTCCGCGTGGCCGAGGTGCTGACGGCCGAGAAACACCCCGATGCCGACAAGCTGCAGGTCCTCACCGTCGATACCGGTGAAGGCGATCCGTTGCAGGTGGTCTGCGGCGCACCCAATGCGCGTGCGGGGATGAAAGGCGTGCTCGGCCTGCCCGGTGCGGTCGTGCCCGCCAACGGGATGGAATTGCGCAAGAGCGCGATCCGCGGGGTCGAATCGAACGGCATGATGTGTTCGGTGCGCGAACTCGAACTCGGCGACGAGCATGACGGGATCATCGAGCTTCCCGGCGATGCGCCGGTGGGTGAGAGCTTCGCCGATTACAGCGACTCGTCTCCGATCTTCGATGTCGCGATCACGCCAAACCGCCCCGATTGCATGGGCGTGATGGGCATCGCGCGCGATCTCGCCGCGGCGGGCATCGGCACGTTCAAACCGGTCGAGGTGCCAGCGATCGAGGGTGAAGGCGCGTGCCCGGTCGAGGTGCGGATCGAGGATAGCGAGGGTTGTCCCGCCTTCCACGCCCGCGTCATCCGCGGCGTGACCGATGGGGCCTCGCCCGAATGGATGCAGAAGCGGCTGATCGATGCGGGCCAGCGCCCGATTTCGGCGCTGGTTGATTGCACCAATTACCTGATGCTCGCCTGCGGGCGTCCGGCGCATGTCTACGATCTCGCCAAGCTCTCGGGCCCGGTGGTGGCCCGCAGGGCCAACGACGGCGAAACCGTCGAGGCGCTCAAAGGCAAGACCTACACGCTCGACGACAGCATGACCGTGATCGCCGACGATGAGGGCGTGCACGATATCGGCGGGATCATGGGCGGCGAGCACAGCTCGGTGAGTGATGGGACCACTGACGTGCTGCTCGAAATCGCCTATTTCGAACCCGAAGCGATCGGGGTGACCGGGCGCAAGCTCGGCCTCGCCACCGATGCCCGCACCCGGTTCGAGCGCGGAGTCGATCCCGAATTCCTCGACGACGGCCTGGCCCTGTTGACCGACCTGATCGTGAAGTCTTGCGGCGGCGAGCCGAGCGAGGCGGTTCGCGTGGGCGAGACCGATACCGAATGGCAGGTGCTCGGCTTCGATCCCGATCTCACCCGCACGTTGGGCGGTATCGATATCGCCGAGGACGAGCAGCGCCGTATCCTCGAAGCGCTCGATTTTCGGGTCGGCACCAACAAGCGTGCATGGGACGTATGGGTGCCGCCGCGTCGACACGACATCGACAACCTGCCGGACCTGGTCGAGGAAGTCATCCGCATCCATGGGCTCGACAAGGTCGAGAGTGTGGCGCTCCCGCGCGCCGATGGCGTTGCCCGACCAACTGCAATCGCCGAGCAGAAGCTCGAGCGCAAGGTGCGCCGCGCCGCTGCCGCGCGAGGGCTGCACGAGGCGGTCACCTGGTCGTTCCTGCCGACCGACGTGGCCGAGCGTTTCGCCGAAGATTCGACGCAGCTCTGGTCGCTCGCCAATCCGATTTCGGAAGACATGAAGACGATGCGGCCGTCGCTGTTGCCCGGGCTGCTGATGGCGGTGCAGCGCAATCTCGATCGCGGTGCGAGCGCGCTGCGCCTGTTCGAGCTGGGCCGCCGCTATGGCCGGGGTAAGAACGGCGCGAGCGACGAGCGGCTGACGCTGGGCGCGGTGCTGGCAGGCGACAAGACGCCGCGCGGCTGGGCCACCGGCAAGGCGCAGGGCTTCGATGCCTACGATGCCAAGGCCGAAGCAATGGCGCTGCTCGCGGCGGCTGGCGCGCCGGTCGACAATCTGATGGTGATGGGCGAGGCTGGGGGGCAATGGCATCCCGGCCAGTCGGGCACGCTGCGGCTGGGGCCGAAGAATGTCCTCGCGCGCTTCGGCATGCTCCATCCGCGACTGACCGATAGCTTCGATATCGATCGTCCGGTCGCGGCGGTGGAGATCTATCTCGATGCGCTGCCCAAGGGTCGGAAATCCGATTTCGCGCGCCCGGCCTATACGCCGCCCGCGCTCCAGGCGGTCACTCGCGATTTCGCCTTCCTGTTCGATGCCGACAAGCCCGCGTCCGACCTGCTGCGGGCGGTGAAAGGCGCAGACAAGAAGCACATCGTCGATGCGCAGATTTTCGACGACTTCCGCGGTGCGGGCGTGCCCGAAGGAAAGCGCTCGCTGGCGATCGAAGTCACGCTGCAGCCCGGTGAGAAGAGCTTCACCGAGGACGAACTCAAGGCGATGTCGGACGCGATCACCGCTGCGGCCGCCAAGCAGGGCGGGGAGCTGAGAGCATGA